A single genomic interval of Stieleria maiorica harbors:
- a CDS encoding PQQ-like beta-propeller repeat protein, with protein sequence MRTPLILLAVLFTLAMNTASAQTPSFPASDWPWWRGQQRDGRASADQHPPTRWSENENVVWKTAIPGRGHGSPMLLGRHVYLATADDTRKVQVVLCLDRRTGSVVWEAIVHQGEYESKGKRKANEKASSASSTIATDGERLFINFFNDEAIYTTALDLSGTIVWTQRLCDYVVHQGYGSSPAIYKELVICSADNKGGGAIVAMDRVSGEIVWRRDRPAKPNYASPSILTVDGKDQLVFTGCDLITSLDPATGATLWEIEGATTECVTTTLTDGKHVFSSGGYPDNHISAIVADGSGKVAWRTNTRVYVPSMLHKDGYLYMTLDAGIAECVDSASGETQWKKRLGGDFSSSPVLVGDRIYATNEQGETFIFKAAPERFEKIGENKLGESVFATPTICDSRIYTRVAHYDGERRQEYLYCLGEED encoded by the coding sequence ATGAGAACGCCCTTGATCCTCCTCGCCGTCCTGTTCACGCTCGCGATGAACACGGCGTCCGCCCAAACGCCTTCGTTTCCGGCGTCGGATTGGCCGTGGTGGCGAGGCCAGCAACGCGACGGTCGTGCGTCGGCCGACCAGCACCCGCCGACGCGATGGAGTGAAAACGAAAACGTGGTTTGGAAAACCGCGATCCCCGGCCGCGGTCACGGGTCACCGATGCTGTTGGGCCGACATGTCTATTTGGCGACCGCCGATGACACACGAAAGGTGCAAGTCGTGCTCTGCCTTGACCGCCGAACGGGATCGGTCGTGTGGGAAGCGATCGTGCACCAAGGCGAGTACGAGTCCAAGGGGAAACGAAAGGCGAACGAGAAGGCGTCGTCGGCTTCATCGACGATTGCCACCGACGGCGAGCGACTGTTCATCAACTTTTTCAATGACGAAGCGATCTACACGACCGCGCTGGACTTAAGCGGCACCATCGTGTGGACACAACGCCTGTGCGATTACGTCGTTCACCAGGGTTATGGATCATCGCCTGCCATCTACAAAGAATTGGTGATTTGCTCGGCGGACAACAAGGGCGGTGGAGCGATTGTCGCGATGGACCGTGTTTCGGGCGAAATTGTTTGGCGGCGCGATCGTCCTGCGAAACCGAACTATGCGTCACCTTCCATCCTGACCGTCGACGGAAAAGACCAACTGGTGTTTACCGGTTGCGATCTGATCACCAGCCTGGATCCCGCCACCGGCGCCACGCTCTGGGAGATCGAAGGGGCGACGACGGAATGCGTGACGACAACCCTGACCGACGGCAAGCATGTGTTTTCCAGCGGAGGCTATCCCGACAATCACATCTCGGCCATCGTGGCCGATGGTTCGGGCAAAGTCGCCTGGCGGACCAACACTCGCGTCTATGTTCCGTCGATGTTGCACAAGGACGGCTACCTGTACATGACACTCGATGCCGGGATCGCGGAGTGTGTAGACAGCGCGAGCGGCGAAACCCAATGGAAAAAACGACTGGGCGGAGACTTCAGCAGTTCACCGGTGCTCGTGGGCGACCGAATCTACGCGACCAACGAACAAGGCGAAACGTTCATTTTCAAAGCCGCCCCGGAACGATTCGAGAAGATCGGCGAGAACAAGTTGGGCGAGAGCGTGTTCGCCACACCGACGATCTGTGACAGTCGCATCTACACGCGCGTGGCGCATTACGACGGCGAAAGGCGCCAGGAGTACTTGTATTGCTTAGGGGAGGAGGATTGA
- a CDS encoding SGNH/GDSL hydrolase family protein encodes MNQTFSRRNFLSVAAAGIATSAAPRLTLAADSSAAAESSQVHWHDVRDWGIEGRGFDDTEKYFDRLPARAKGVVRNAVWNLSRHSAGMMVRFRTDATEIQVDHAVTSSNLAMPHMPATGVSGLDLYAQDEQGNWKWVAVCKPNKQHMKTTLVQGLRPGMRNYSIYLPLYNGTESLQIGVDSSSQFEPIAPRTEKPIVFYGTSITHGACASRPGMPHPAILGRRLDRPVINLGFSGNGKLEKEVGQFLVELDPSVYVLDCLPNMVAAEITERTEPMVRQLRDAHPDVPIVLVEDRSYSGSWLLQSQETRNQTSREAFKAAYRRLLDAGTERLFYVDGESLLADNRDDTTDGSHPSDLGFFNQANAMEPALRQALGA; translated from the coding sequence GCGGGGATTGCCACTTCGGCCGCCCCACGGCTGACGTTGGCCGCCGATTCCTCCGCAGCAGCCGAATCGTCCCAAGTCCATTGGCACGATGTCCGTGACTGGGGGATCGAAGGCCGCGGATTTGATGACACCGAAAAATACTTTGATCGCTTGCCTGCCCGAGCCAAAGGCGTCGTCCGCAACGCCGTCTGGAATCTCAGTCGACATTCGGCCGGAATGATGGTCCGATTTCGAACCGATGCGACGGAAATCCAAGTCGACCATGCGGTGACATCATCCAATCTTGCCATGCCCCATATGCCGGCAACCGGTGTCAGCGGGCTGGATCTATACGCCCAGGACGAACAAGGCAATTGGAAGTGGGTGGCCGTCTGTAAACCCAACAAGCAACACATGAAGACGACGCTGGTCCAGGGGCTTCGTCCGGGGATGCGGAATTACTCGATCTATTTGCCGCTGTACAACGGGACGGAATCGTTGCAGATCGGTGTCGATTCAAGCTCTCAATTTGAACCGATCGCACCACGCACGGAAAAGCCGATCGTGTTCTATGGCACTTCGATCACGCACGGAGCCTGCGCATCGCGGCCCGGCATGCCCCACCCGGCTATCCTGGGTCGTCGCCTTGATCGACCGGTGATCAACCTGGGATTCTCCGGCAATGGCAAACTTGAAAAAGAGGTTGGTCAGTTCTTGGTCGAACTCGATCCGTCGGTTTATGTGCTGGATTGTTTGCCCAACATGGTCGCCGCTGAAATCACCGAACGGACCGAGCCGATGGTTCGACAACTTCGCGACGCCCATCCGGACGTTCCGATCGTGTTGGTCGAAGATCGGTCTTATTCGGGTTCGTGGTTATTGCAGTCTCAGGAAACACGCAACCAGACCAGTCGTGAGGCATTCAAGGCGGCCTATCGCAGACTGCTGGACGCCGGAACGGAACGTCTGTTCTACGTCGACGGCGAGAGTCTGCTGGCGGACAATCGTGATGACACGACGGACGGTTCACACCCATCGGATCTCGGTTTTTTCAACCAGGCCAATGCGATGGAACCGGCGCTGCGACAGGCGTTGGGAGCTTAG